In a genomic window of Magnolia sinica isolate HGM2019 chromosome 14, MsV1, whole genome shotgun sequence:
- the LOC131224897 gene encoding uncharacterized protein LOC131224897: MQQQQQTLAAIVGAIAQNMSVTPPAQHMPALGIVAACGLFECFKCLRPLMFVGTHRPKEAKYWLNCISKIIRPPHYSEAEQVQLVTNEFKKEAGMWWDNVLRIVPMGLVWTWDEFEMLFHEYFPLTYRNEKEGEFLCLKQGGIMVTKYKNRFTELSSYAPLIVVNEPMKMRRFSKGLRADIRVVLASICILTW; this comes from the coding sequence ATGCAACAACAGCAACAGACCCTAGCAGCGATAGTGGGGGCCATTGCGCAAAACATGAGCGTGACCCCACCGGCGCAACATATGCCGGCCCTCGGGATAGTGGCCGCATGTGGGCTGTTTGAGTGCTTCAAGTGCCTCCGACCTCTTATGTTTGTGGGCACCCATCGGCCtaaggaggccaagtattggctCAACTGCATATCCAAGATAATAAGGCCACCACACTactctgaggcagagcaagtacAACTCGTCACCAACGAGTTTAAAAAGGAGGCCGGCATGTGGTGGGACAATGTTCTAAGAATTGTCCCCATGGGACTCGTATGGACATGGGACGAATTCGAGATGCTCTTCCATGAGTACTTCCCTCTCACCTATCGCAATGAAAAAGAGGGCGAATTCCTCTGCCTCAAACAGGGAGGAATAATGGTAACGAAGTACAAAAATCGCTTCACGGAGCTATCAAGCTATGCTCCCCTGATCGTGGTTAATGAACCGATGAAGATGCGGCGGTTCTCTAAGGGTCTGCGGGCTGACATCCGTGTTGTGTTAGCATCCATATGTATACTGACctggtga
- the LOC131224898 gene encoding uncharacterized protein LOC131224898, translating to MAGAAEARFLSPSFPSSHCILKSMKIQSSFSSLSLPHKPINKTNRKNYLRPKLPISPNCPSPLQQIPNPTKDLFQEEGKKEQEKEQDQDVQGKDGKTELDLSSSAISNPFTFGYGNSFVKIALCGFGLFVFQTICTVWFLSKADPDEKSRSEYSGAGSSLPEEVDQSKIGDVGVSLNEPEVEKKVSEIRIMAKEARAVERKNKTNASPDSSSVVGEDGNEIVVEDGVSSIKTEIRKEVDQHLVSLLKDLRLRKEKNLNSSSLDTKGGNSALGKKPKSVIPSMNARNYPNGFGVLKNYRSRSESDGNGLDSSDQERGVDVSDGNFKESGVAGTEEEESWWLRDEVFEGIVKKVCANEEAGRDLFGGLDSEEEISFFQVLERKFEREGESAKQWMEEKLEGIDFRNGGIRESSEVSPLRKPVGPYEMIQSTARGNVSDITTTSESAHGTTISGIKNNGTLRVDFQKDPPVGDASSHCDDQSSQISQGKSNPSEGSEMGTKSRELETQNFQSSINGNQDMSTVSRKQFPSTGNGSSKKGLRTRRAEHKSVRRKVKDGQSDVETTLWWMKLPHVFAVFWLRESNPKGTSGLYSLEMNSHSEVERLCLVAFEDRGDATNMCHILKSFFQDLGDFSAEAILLSIKEVEEIMKSKGVMATVVKKGQLQLYAGQALEDVERALHSILE from the exons ATGGCGGGGGCAGCTGAAGCTCGCTTCCTCTCTCCATCCTTCCCTTCTTCTCACTGCATTTTAAAATCGATGAAGATTCAAtcgtctttttcttctctttcactcCCGCACAAACCCATCAATAAAACTAACAGAAAAAACTACCTCCGCCCAAAGCTTCCAATATCCCCAAATTGCCCCTCCCCCCTCCAACAAATCCCAAACCCCACAAAAGATCTCttccaagaagaaggaaagaaagaacaagaaaaagaacAGGATCAAGATGTTCAAGGAAAAGATGGAAAGACAGAGCTCGATCTTTCCTCTTCAGCAATTTCGAATCCTTTCACTTTCGGTTATGGGAATTCATTCGTCAAGATCGCTTTGTGTGGCTTTGGCCTCTTTGTATTCCAAACCATATGTACCGTTTGGTTTCTGAGTAAAGCTGATCCTGATGAGAAGTCCAGGTCTGAATATTCAGGGGCTGGCAGTTCGCTGCCGGAAGAAGTGGACCAGAGCAAGATTGGTGATGTGGGTGTGTCTTTAAATGAGCCAGAGGTCGAAAAGAAAGTCTCGGAAATTCGGATCATGGCAAAGGAAGCCCGGGCTGTCGAGCGGAAGAATAAGACGAATGCCAGTCCAGACTCTTCGTCTGTAGTTGGGGAGGATGGCAATGAAATTGTGGTTGAAGATGGTGTTTCTAGCATTAAAACTGAGATTCGGAAAGAGGTAGATCAGCATTTGGTTAGTTTACTGAAGGATCTTCGATTACGTAAGGAGAAGAACCTGAACTCGTCAAGTTTGGATACCAAAGGTGGGAATTCGGCACTCGGGAAGAAACCCAAGTCCGTAATTCCATCTATGAATGCGAGAAATTATCCAAATGGTTTTGGGGTGTTGAAGAATTACCGGAGTAGGAGTGAAAGTGATGGTAATGGTTTGGATTCATCGGATCAAGAACGGGGAGTGGACGTATCAGATGGTAATTTTAAGGAAAGTGGCGTGGCgggaacagaagaagaagaatcttgGTGGTTGAGAGATGAGGTTTTCGAAGGGATTGTGAAGAAGGTTTGTGCGAATGAAGAAGCTGGTAGAGACCTATTTGGCGGTTTGGATTCGGAAGAGGAGATTAGTTTCTTTCAAGTGTTGGAGAGGAAGTttgagagagaaggggagagCGCGAAGCAGTGGATGGAGGAGAAACTTGAGGGGATTGATTTCAGGAATG GTGGCATTCGGGAAAGCAGTGAAGTGAGCCCTCTGCGAAAACCTGTCGGGCCATATGAAATGATTCAATCAACTGCACGAGGAAATGTATCTGATATCACCACCACGTCGGAGAGTGCCCATGGCACTACTATCAGTGGTATCAAGAACAATGGTACTCTTCGGGTGGATTTTCAGAAAGATCCTCCTGTTGGAGATGCTagttcacattgtgatgatcagtCCTCCCAAATTTCTCAAGGGAAAAGTAACCCAAGTGAAGGTTCGGAAATGGGAACTAAATCAAGGGAATTggagactcaaaattttcaaagttCCATAAATGGAAACCAGGACATGTCCACAGTATCTAGGAAGCAGTTTCCATCAACCGGCAATGGCAGCTCCAAGAAAGGGCTACGAACTAGAAGAGCTGAACACAAATCAGTGCGTCGCAAAGTTAAAGATGGCCAGTCAGATGTTGAGACTACTTTGTGGTGGATGAAACTTCCACACGTTTTT GCTGTTTTTTGGCTCAGAGAGTCCAACCCGAAAGGCACAAGTGGACTTTATTCCTTAGAGATGAATTCCCATTCAGAAGTCGAAAGACTTTGTCTTGTTGCTTTTGAGGACCGTGGTGATGCCACTAACATGTGCCATATACTGAAATCATTTTTTCAAGATCTGGGCGATTTCAGTGCTGAAGCCATTCTGTTGTCAATAAAA GAAGTTGAAGAAATAATGAAGTCTAAGGGTGTGATGGCAACTGTTGTTAAGAAGGGGCAGCTTCAGCTTTACGCTGGACAGGCGCTTGAGGATGTCGAAAGGGCTTTGCATTCCATTTTAGAATAA